Proteins from a genomic interval of Amycolatopsis sp. cg13:
- a CDS encoding ANTAR domain-containing response regulator, with the protein MTEQAAESNGAAAGVPQRRVLVAEDEALIRLDLVEMLREEGYEVVGEAGDGEEAIALATDLKPDLVILDVKMPKLDGIEAAARITGDRIAPVVILTAFSQRDLVERARDAGTMAYLVKPFAKRDLVPAIELAVSRFSELQALEAEVAGLTDRLETRKVIDRAKGLLMSRQGLTEPDAFRWIQRTAMDRRTTMKAVAEAVVESIG; encoded by the coding sequence GTGACCGAACAGGCTGCCGAGTCGAACGGCGCCGCCGCCGGCGTGCCGCAGCGACGGGTGCTCGTCGCGGAAGACGAGGCGCTCATCCGGCTCGACCTGGTGGAAATGCTGCGCGAAGAGGGCTACGAGGTCGTCGGCGAGGCCGGCGACGGCGAGGAGGCCATCGCGCTGGCCACCGACCTCAAGCCGGACCTCGTGATCCTCGACGTCAAGATGCCGAAGCTCGACGGCATCGAGGCGGCCGCGCGGATCACCGGCGACCGGATCGCGCCGGTCGTCATTCTCACCGCGTTCAGCCAGCGCGACCTCGTCGAACGGGCCCGCGACGCGGGCACCATGGCGTACCTGGTGAAACCGTTCGCCAAACGCGACCTCGTGCCCGCCATCGAGCTGGCCGTCAGCCGGTTCTCCGAGCTGCAGGCCCTCGAGGCCGAGGTCGCCGGGCTCACCGACCGGCTCGAGACCCGCAAGGTCATCGACCGGGCGAAGGGCCTGCTGATGAGCCGCCAGGGGCTCACCGAACCGGACGCGTTCCGCTGGATCCAGCGCACCGCGATGGACCGGCGCACCACGATGAAGGCCGTCGCCGAGGCGGTCGTCGAAAGCATCGGCTGA
- a CDS encoding branched-chain amino acid ABC transporter substrate-binding protein — protein MLAAAGVISLGACSARTGGDSGGDSGAPQAAAPSAAANAADPAGDGKAQCAPTSIAYAGTINGANAALGQNILKGAKLAVDQHNKANPGCQVKLEQFDTEGTPDKAPGIVTQIVNTPGIIGVIGLPFSGESKAAGNIFNSAGLVAVTPSATNPSLAQNGWKTFFRALGNDNAQGPAAAKFITGELKASKVCVIEDDSEYGTGLAASTIKALGDKASCQDKVKTKQTDFSAVVNKIKNEKPDAIFYSGYYQEAAPFAQQLNDSGVKAKFVGPDGVKDDLFVKGAGDAAANAYFTCPCVPADQFTKFTDAYKAATGADPGTYSPEAYDVATILLKGIDAGKKTRADLLDFVKTYDGQGITKHFKWDDHGELAATTVWTYKVDNGKIVRNTEIK, from the coding sequence GTGCTGGCCGCGGCGGGAGTCATCTCCCTTGGCGCCTGCTCGGCGCGGACCGGCGGTGACTCGGGTGGCGACAGCGGCGCGCCGCAGGCCGCGGCCCCGTCGGCGGCGGCGAACGCGGCGGACCCGGCGGGAGACGGCAAGGCGCAGTGCGCGCCGACCTCGATCGCCTACGCCGGCACGATCAACGGCGCGAACGCGGCCCTTGGCCAGAACATCCTCAAGGGCGCGAAGCTGGCGGTCGACCAGCACAACAAGGCGAACCCGGGCTGCCAGGTCAAGCTGGAGCAGTTCGACACCGAGGGCACCCCGGACAAGGCGCCGGGCATCGTGACCCAGATCGTCAACACCCCGGGCATCATCGGCGTCATCGGCCTCCCGTTCTCGGGCGAGTCGAAGGCCGCGGGCAACATCTTCAACTCCGCGGGCCTCGTCGCCGTGACCCCGTCCGCGACCAACCCGTCGCTCGCCCAGAACGGCTGGAAGACCTTCTTCCGCGCGCTGGGCAACGACAACGCGCAGGGCCCGGCCGCCGCCAAGTTCATCACCGGCGAGCTCAAGGCCAGCAAGGTCTGCGTCATCGAGGACGACTCCGAGTACGGCACCGGCCTCGCCGCCTCGACCATCAAGGCGCTCGGCGACAAGGCGAGCTGCCAGGACAAGGTCAAGACGAAGCAGACCGACTTCTCCGCCGTGGTCAACAAGATCAAGAACGAGAAGCCGGACGCGATCTTCTACTCGGGCTACTACCAGGAAGCCGCTCCGTTCGCGCAGCAGCTGAACGACTCGGGCGTCAAGGCCAAGTTCGTCGGCCCGGACGGCGTGAAGGACGACCTGTTCGTGAAGGGCGCCGGCGACGCCGCGGCCAACGCGTACTTCACCTGCCCCTGCGTGCCCGCTGACCAGTTCACCAAGTTCACCGACGCCTACAAGGCGGCGACCGGCGCCGACCCGGGCACCTACTCGCCCGAGGCCTACGACGTCGCGACGATCCTGCTGAAGGGCATCGACGCCGGCAAGAAGACCCGCGCCGACCTGCTGGACTTCGTGAAGACCTACGACGGCCAGGGCATCACGAAGCACTTCAAGTGGGACGACCACGGCGAGCTCGCCGCGACCACCGTGTGGACCTACAAGGTGGACAACGGAAAGATCGTCCGCAACACCGAGATCAAGTAG
- a CDS encoding branched-chain amino acid ABC transporter permease: protein MTPDLSSLVLAQGGGSWITFDVNSFLNQFWDNTIDGLSYGSIYALVALGYTLVYGVLKLINFAHSEVFIYGAFATWFTFYGLGFRPGATPELPIFELIGFLLLALVASMAVSGGTAVVLERVAYRPLRKRKAPRLVFLITAIGASFVLQQILFIWRGGNPEDSIRLLRNDEVFTIFGGSVKIVTIITVIASILLMIGTDMFVNRTKFGRGIRAVAQDPDTATLMGVNKERVITLTFLIGGLLAGAAALFYMMKIPQGASYQGGFILGIKAFTAAVLGGIGNLRGALLGGLLLGVVENYGQSLFGGAWRDVVAFALLVLILMFRPTGILGESLGKARV from the coding sequence ATGACCCCTGACCTCAGTTCGCTCGTCCTCGCGCAGGGCGGCGGCAGCTGGATCACCTTCGACGTGAATTCGTTCCTGAACCAGTTCTGGGACAACACGATCGACGGTCTTTCCTACGGCAGCATTTACGCGCTCGTGGCGCTGGGCTACACCCTCGTCTACGGCGTGCTCAAACTCATCAACTTCGCCCACTCCGAGGTGTTCATCTACGGCGCCTTCGCGACGTGGTTCACCTTCTACGGCTTGGGTTTCCGCCCCGGCGCGACGCCGGAGCTGCCGATCTTCGAGCTGATCGGCTTCCTGCTGCTCGCGCTCGTCGCGTCGATGGCGGTGTCCGGCGGCACCGCGGTCGTGCTGGAACGCGTGGCCTACCGGCCGCTGCGCAAACGCAAGGCGCCCCGGCTGGTCTTCCTGATCACCGCGATCGGCGCTTCCTTCGTGCTGCAGCAGATCCTCTTCATCTGGCGCGGCGGCAACCCGGAGGACAGCATCCGGCTGCTGCGCAACGACGAGGTGTTCACGATCTTCGGCGGCAGCGTCAAGATCGTCACCATCATCACCGTGATCGCGTCGATCCTGCTGATGATCGGCACGGACATGTTCGTCAACCGCACCAAGTTCGGCCGCGGCATCCGCGCGGTGGCGCAGGACCCGGACACCGCGACGCTGATGGGCGTCAACAAGGAACGCGTCATCACGCTCACGTTCCTCATCGGCGGCCTGCTGGCCGGCGCGGCGGCGCTGTTCTACATGATGAAGATCCCGCAGGGCGCCTCGTACCAGGGCGGTTTCATCCTCGGCATCAAGGCGTTCACCGCCGCGGTGCTCGGCGGCATCGGCAACCTGCGCGGCGCGCTGCTGGGCGGCCTGCTGCTCGGGGTCGTGGAGAACTACGGGCAGTCGCTGTTCGGCGGCGCGTGGCGCGACGTCGTCGCGTTCGCCCTGCTGGTGCTGATCCTGATGTTCCGCCCGACCGGCATTCTCGGCGAATCGCTCGGAAAGGCACGGGTATGA
- a CDS encoding branched-chain amino acid ABC transporter permease, with product MTTTTTPPAAPAKARRRPVSDWWNRLSRVQQWGVLIPLVALVYLLPVLNPPLITTQPGYDFPIAMFEVSRYALVAIGLNIVVGQAGLLDLGYVGFFAIGAYVMALFTSPDSSLAKLPFLVVLPIAMVVTMIFGVILGTPTLRLRGDYLAIVTLGFGEIVRLLADNIDPLRGNRGFQGVGHPPGVKADGNPLFNNTDGIPWYWLCVTIIIVILFVVGNLERSRVGRAWVAIRDDEDAAEIMGVPTFKFKIWAFVGGAAVGGLSGALYAGQLGFVNNQKFDVVTSMLFLAAVILGGAGNKVGVLLGAIVVAYVPLRFQAIAEYKYLIFGLALIVLMIFRPQGLLGARQRLLAYGRQAYQRLLGKGEQVSSDGSLVSDKAGEKA from the coding sequence ATGACGACGACTACGACGCCGCCCGCCGCTCCGGCGAAGGCGCGCCGCCGTCCCGTTTCGGACTGGTGGAACCGGCTGTCCCGCGTCCAGCAGTGGGGCGTGCTCATCCCGCTGGTGGCGCTGGTCTACCTGCTGCCGGTGCTGAACCCGCCGCTGATCACCACCCAGCCCGGGTACGACTTCCCGATCGCGATGTTCGAGGTGTCCCGCTACGCGCTGGTCGCCATCGGGCTCAACATCGTCGTCGGCCAGGCCGGTCTGCTCGACCTCGGCTACGTCGGGTTCTTCGCGATCGGCGCCTACGTGATGGCGCTCTTCACGAGCCCGGACTCGTCGCTGGCGAAGCTGCCGTTCCTCGTCGTGCTGCCGATCGCGATGGTGGTCACGATGATCTTCGGGGTCATCCTCGGGACGCCGACGCTGCGACTGCGCGGCGACTACCTGGCGATCGTCACGCTGGGCTTCGGCGAGATCGTCCGCCTGCTGGCCGACAACATCGACCCGTTGCGCGGCAACCGCGGTTTCCAGGGCGTCGGGCATCCGCCGGGCGTGAAGGCGGACGGGAATCCGCTCTTCAACAACACCGACGGCATCCCGTGGTACTGGCTCTGCGTCACGATCATCATCGTGATCCTGTTCGTGGTCGGGAACCTGGAGCGCAGCCGCGTCGGCCGCGCGTGGGTCGCGATCCGCGACGACGAGGACGCGGCCGAGATCATGGGCGTGCCGACGTTCAAGTTCAAGATCTGGGCGTTCGTCGGCGGCGCCGCGGTCGGCGGCCTTTCCGGTGCGCTGTACGCGGGGCAATTGGGCTTCGTGAACAACCAGAAGTTCGACGTGGTCACGTCGATGCTGTTCCTGGCCGCGGTCATTCTCGGCGGCGCGGGCAACAAGGTCGGCGTGCTGCTGGGCGCGATCGTGGTGGCGTACGTGCCGCTGCGGTTCCAGGCGATCGCGGAGTACAAGTACCTGATCTTCGGACTCGCGCTGATCGTCCTGATGATCTTTCGCCCGCAGGGCCTCCTCGGCGCGCGGCAGCGGCTGCTTGCGTACGGCAGGCAGGCGTACCAGCGGCTGCTCGGCAAGGGCGAGCAGGTCAGCAGCGACGGTTCGCTGGTGTCCGACAAAGCAGGGGAGAAGGCATGA
- a CDS encoding ABC transporter ATP-binding protein: MTVPGNGNGPEVPAEGGLVAEVANMTADELAEHEAEVAEVVAPDREIRADYGQTLLKVDDVTVRFGGLVALDSVSFEIRRGEILGLIGPNGAGKTTCFNAMTGVYRPSSGQVLLEDKPLGKASRHGITQLGIARTFQNIRLFSEMTALENVVVGTDARHKTSLLGALLRVPRHHREEKQAIEKAMALLEFVGIADRAADRAKNLPYGYQRRLEIARALATEPKLLCLDEPAAGFNPAEKEELMGLIRTIRDDGYTVLLIEHDMKLVMGVTDRIVVLEFGKKIADGLPSEIRENPAVIAAYLGVPDDDVA, from the coding sequence ATGACGGTCCCTGGCAACGGAAACGGGCCCGAGGTCCCGGCCGAGGGCGGCCTCGTGGCCGAGGTCGCGAACATGACCGCCGACGAGCTCGCCGAGCACGAGGCCGAGGTCGCCGAGGTCGTCGCGCCGGACCGGGAGATCCGGGCCGACTACGGGCAGACGCTGCTCAAGGTCGACGACGTCACCGTCCGCTTCGGCGGCCTGGTGGCGCTGGACTCGGTGTCCTTCGAGATCCGGCGCGGCGAGATCCTCGGCCTGATCGGGCCGAACGGCGCGGGCAAGACCACCTGCTTCAACGCGATGACCGGCGTCTACCGGCCGTCCTCGGGGCAGGTGCTGCTCGAGGACAAGCCGCTCGGCAAGGCGTCGCGGCACGGGATCACCCAGCTCGGGATCGCCAGGACGTTCCAGAACATCCGGCTGTTTTCCGAGATGACCGCGCTGGAGAACGTGGTCGTCGGCACCGACGCGCGGCACAAGACCAGCCTGCTCGGCGCGCTCCTGCGGGTCCCGCGGCACCACCGCGAGGAGAAGCAGGCGATCGAGAAGGCCATGGCGCTGCTGGAATTCGTCGGCATCGCCGACCGGGCCGCGGACCGCGCGAAGAACCTGCCCTACGGCTATCAGCGGCGGCTGGAGATCGCGCGGGCGCTCGCTACCGAGCCGAAGCTGCTGTGCCTCGACGAGCCGGCCGCAGGGTTCAACCCGGCGGAGAAGGAAGAGCTCATGGGGCTGATCCGGACGATCCGCGACGACGGCTACACCGTCCTGCTGATCGAACACGACATGAAGCTCGTCATGGGCGTCACCGACCGGATCGTGGTGCTGGAGTTCGGCAAGAAGATCGCCGACGGGCTTCCGTCCGAGATCCGGGAGAACCCCGCCGTGATCGCCGCTTACCTGGGAGTTCCCGACGATGACGTTGCTTGA
- a CDS encoding ABC transporter ATP-binding protein: MTLLELSDVSVHYGRIQAVSGLSITVNEGEIVTLIGANGAGKSTTMRAISGIRPISGGAIRFDGEDISRLRGDLRVVRGISQAPEGRGIFPGMTVLENLDMGAYARKDRKNLQPDFDRVFELFPRLAERKTQVGGTMSGGEQQMLAIGRALMAKPRLLLLDEPSMGLAPQFIQQIFRIITEINRQGTTVLLVEQNAQQALSRAHRAYVLETGQITKTGTGQELLADTSIKEAYLGVG; this comes from the coding sequence ATGACGTTGCTTGAGCTTTCTGACGTTTCGGTCCACTACGGACGGATCCAGGCCGTGTCCGGGTTGTCCATCACCGTGAACGAGGGCGAGATCGTCACCCTCATCGGGGCGAACGGCGCCGGCAAGTCGACCACGATGCGGGCGATTTCCGGTATCCGGCCCATTTCTGGTGGCGCTATTCGCTTTGACGGCGAGGATATTTCGCGGCTGCGCGGGGATTTGCGGGTGGTGCGCGGGATTTCGCAGGCGCCGGAGGGCCGGGGGATTTTCCCTGGCATGACGGTGCTGGAGAATCTGGACATGGGCGCTTATGCGCGCAAGGACCGGAAGAATCTGCAGCCGGATTTTGATCGGGTTTTCGAGTTGTTTCCGCGGCTGGCTGAGCGGAAGACTCAGGTCGGCGGGACTATGTCCGGGGGTGAGCAGCAGATGCTCGCGATTGGGCGGGCGTTGATGGCTAAGCCTCGGTTGCTGTTGCTGGACGAGCCTTCTATGGGGTTGGCGCCGCAGTTTATTCAGCAGATTTTCCGGATTATCACGGAGATCAATCGGCAGGGGACGACCGTGCTGCTGGTTGAGCAGAATGCGCAGCAGGCGTTGTCTCGGGCTCATCGGGCGTATGTATTGGAGACTGGGCAGATTACGAAGACTGGTACTGGGCAGGAGTTGCTGGCTGATACCAGTATCAAGGAGGCTTATCTCGGGGTTGGGTGA
- a CDS encoding PaaI family thioesterase produces MDPAAAGQQLNDKIGLKLVEMTPERVVGTIPVEGNLQPYGLLHGGANATVAEALGSVLAALNAGPERAAMGLELSCTHHRAVRSGTVTGVATPLHVGRGTITSEIVLTDDEGRRTCTARLTCVVRDRPPGA; encoded by the coding sequence ATGGACCCCGCGGCAGCGGGCCAGCAGCTGAACGACAAGATCGGGCTGAAGCTCGTGGAGATGACGCCCGAGCGGGTCGTCGGCACGATCCCCGTCGAAGGCAACCTCCAGCCCTACGGCCTCCTCCACGGCGGCGCGAACGCCACCGTCGCCGAAGCGCTGGGCTCGGTGCTGGCCGCACTGAACGCAGGCCCCGAACGCGCCGCGATGGGCCTTGAGCTGTCCTGCACTCACCACCGCGCCGTTCGGTCGGGCACTGTCACCGGCGTCGCAACCCCGCTGCATGTCGGACGGGGAACGATCACGTCGGAGATCGTGCTGACGGATGACGAGGGCCGCCGCACCTGCACCGCAAGGCTCACCTGCGTAGTGCGAGACCGCCCACCAGGCGCCTGA
- the polA gene encoding DNA polymerase I, with protein MSPTENRTVANATGAAAAKDRPRLLLIDGHSMAYRAFFALPAENFRTKTGQVTNAVFGFTSMLINLLRDEKPTHLAVAFDLSRKTFRSETYADYKANRSATPDEFRGQVDLVKEVLEVLGIPSLTKENYEADDVIATLTTQAGEDYDVLICTGDRDALQLVTDRVTVLYPKRGVSDLVRFTPDAVEEKYGLTPTQYPDFAALRGDPSDNLPGIPGVGEKTAAKWIRQFGSLADLIDRVDEVKGKVGNALREHLSSVQLNRQLTELVRDVPLESVPDQLELRPWDREAVHRLFDELEFRVLRDRLFETLSSAEPEADEGFEVSGSALAPGALGAWLEAHAGAAEPVALSFRATGASVRSDLKAVAFATADGEGAYVDVTAMDEADDRALSAWLADPKVRKIGHDLKVPLHAVRARGWTFAGLTMDTALAAYLARPGQRTFGLDDLALRYLHRELRSEAGDGDGQLSLLDGGADELEQKEISAELVKARAIFELAGALTTELEELGGAKLLAELELPLLEVITELEAAGIAVDVDQLTELEAHYLSRVTQAADSAYEVIGKQINLGSPKQLQVVLFDELGMPKTKRTKTGYTTDADALQSLFEKTEHPFLQHMLEHRDATRLRTTVEGLIKSVADDGRIHTTLQQTIAATGRLSSVEPNLQNIPVRTEEGRRIRDAFVVGDGYAELMTADYSQIEMRIMAHLSKDEGLIEAFNSGEDLHTFVASRAFSVPAAEITPEQRYRVKAMSYGLAYGLSAYGLSQQLKISTEDAKEQMEAYFSRFGGVRDYLQSVVGEAAKRGYTETIFGRRRYLPDLNSDNRQRREMAERMALNAPIQGSAADIIKVAMLNVHRALAEAGSRSRVLLQVHDELVLEIADGERSDVEKLVREGMGSAAELAVPLEVSVGYGRSWNEAAH; from the coding sequence GTGAGCCCGACCGAGAACCGAACCGTTGCCAACGCCACAGGCGCCGCCGCCGCGAAAGACCGCCCCCGGCTGCTGCTGATCGACGGCCATTCGATGGCCTATCGCGCCTTCTTCGCCCTGCCCGCGGAGAATTTCCGCACGAAGACCGGGCAGGTCACCAACGCGGTCTTCGGCTTCACCTCGATGCTCATCAACCTGCTGCGCGACGAGAAGCCGACGCACCTCGCGGTGGCCTTCGACCTCTCGCGCAAGACCTTCCGGTCGGAGACGTACGCCGACTACAAGGCCAACCGCAGCGCCACGCCGGACGAGTTCCGCGGGCAGGTCGACCTGGTGAAGGAGGTGCTCGAGGTACTCGGCATCCCGTCGCTCACGAAGGAGAACTACGAGGCCGACGACGTCATCGCCACGCTCACCACGCAAGCCGGCGAAGACTACGACGTCCTGATCTGTACCGGCGACCGCGACGCGTTGCAGCTGGTCACCGATCGGGTGACCGTTTTGTACCCCAAGCGGGGCGTCTCCGACCTCGTGCGGTTCACGCCGGACGCGGTCGAGGAAAAATACGGCCTCACCCCGACCCAGTACCCGGACTTCGCGGCGCTGCGCGGCGACCCGTCGGACAACCTGCCCGGCATCCCCGGCGTGGGGGAGAAGACCGCGGCCAAGTGGATCCGGCAGTTCGGGTCGCTGGCCGACCTGATCGACCGGGTCGACGAGGTCAAGGGCAAGGTCGGCAACGCGCTGCGCGAGCACCTGTCGTCGGTCCAGCTCAACCGCCAGCTCACCGAGCTGGTCCGCGACGTGCCGCTGGAGTCCGTGCCGGATCAGCTGGAGTTGCGGCCCTGGGACCGCGAGGCGGTGCACCGGCTGTTCGACGAGCTGGAGTTCCGCGTGCTGCGCGACCGGCTTTTCGAGACCCTGAGCAGCGCCGAACCGGAGGCCGACGAGGGCTTCGAGGTGTCCGGCTCCGCGCTCGCGCCGGGCGCGCTCGGCGCGTGGCTCGAAGCGCACGCCGGTGCGGCCGAGCCGGTCGCGCTGTCGTTCCGGGCGACCGGCGCTTCCGTCCGCTCCGACCTCAAGGCGGTCGCCTTCGCGACGGCTGACGGCGAGGGCGCGTACGTCGACGTCACCGCGATGGACGAGGCGGACGACCGGGCGCTGTCGGCGTGGCTCGCGGACCCGAAGGTCCGCAAGATCGGCCACGACCTGAAGGTGCCGCTGCACGCGGTGCGCGCCCGCGGCTGGACGTTCGCCGGGCTCACCATGGACACCGCGCTCGCCGCGTACCTCGCGCGCCCGGGCCAGCGCACGTTCGGACTCGACGACCTGGCGCTGCGCTACCTGCACCGTGAGCTGCGCTCGGAAGCCGGAGACGGCGACGGTCAGCTGTCGCTGCTCGACGGCGGCGCGGACGAGCTGGAGCAGAAGGAAATTTCCGCCGAACTGGTGAAAGCGCGCGCGATCTTCGAGCTGGCCGGCGCGCTGACCACCGAGCTGGAGGAACTGGGCGGCGCGAAGCTGCTGGCCGAGCTGGAACTGCCGCTGCTGGAAGTGATCACCGAACTCGAAGCGGCGGGCATCGCGGTCGACGTCGACCAGCTCACCGAGCTGGAGGCGCACTACCTCAGCCGCGTGACGCAGGCCGCGGACTCCGCGTACGAAGTGATCGGCAAGCAGATCAACCTCGGTTCGCCGAAGCAGCTGCAGGTGGTGCTGTTCGACGAGCTGGGCATGCCGAAGACCAAGCGCACCAAGACCGGCTACACCACCGACGCGGACGCGCTGCAGTCGCTGTTCGAGAAGACCGAGCACCCGTTCCTGCAGCACATGCTGGAACACCGCGACGCGACGCGGCTGCGCACCACGGTCGAGGGCCTCATCAAATCGGTCGCCGACGACGGGCGCATCCACACCACGCTGCAGCAGACGATCGCGGCCACCGGACGGCTTTCGTCGGTCGAGCCGAACCTGCAGAACATCCCGGTGCGCACCGAGGAAGGCAGGCGCATCCGCGACGCGTTCGTGGTCGGCGACGGCTACGCCGAGCTGATGACCGCGGACTACAGCCAGATCGAAATGCGGATCATGGCGCACCTGTCGAAGGACGAGGGCCTCATCGAAGCCTTCAACAGCGGCGAGGACCTGCACACGTTCGTCGCGTCGCGCGCGTTTTCCGTGCCTGCCGCGGAAATCACGCCGGAACAGCGCTACCGCGTCAAGGCGATGTCGTACGGGCTCGCGTACGGCTTGTCGGCGTACGGCTTGTCGCAGCAGCTGAAGATCTCGACGGAAGACGCGAAAGAGCAGATGGAGGCGTACTTCTCGCGGTTCGGCGGGGTGCGCGACTACCTGCAGTCGGTCGTCGGCGAGGCTGCGAAGCGCGGGTACACCGAGACGATTTTCGGCCGCCGTCGCTACCTGCCGGACCTGAACAGCGACAACCGCCAGCGCCGCGAAATGGCCGAGCGGATGGCGCTGAACGCCCCGATCCAGGGCAGTGCGGCGGACATCATCAAGGTGGCGATGCTGAACGTGCACCGCGCCCTCGCCGAAGCGGGGTCGCGCAGCCGCGTGCTGCTGCAGGTCCACGACGAACTGGTCCTGGAAATCGCCGACGGCGAGCGCTCGGACGTCGAAAAGCTGGTCCGTGAGGGCATGGGCTCGGCCGCGGAACTGGCGGTGCCGCTGGAGGTTTCGGTCGGATACGGGCGGTCGTGGAACGAGGCCGCACACTGA
- a CDS encoding serine protease, translated as MGYQAERRRWRVRLRDRTGGIRGAGTMLDEDHVLTCAHVVERAGGPDADVLVDFVGLPGTPVGVGRVVPGAWVPPGRDERGDIAVLRLAERVPGAWGAPLYRMPLSDGQAVRAYGFPAGADEGLWTFGELAGEGGPGCEWVQLARKNDDQPITGGFSGTAVLDEETGRVVGMVVSRYKAEGERVAWMIPVETILGYLGADRWGQGSPAVDQTFGRELDRVPYDPQFAREVVGWFGEGHGVWIVVTGEVGSAKAAALDLAVVLADRERSAAANELRDTLAKETLPPAGSVDLAVDAAGKTSDQVRQRLAERLDLTLDNGSTHSGIGRTVVVNAIDDAAEPEQLIGEVIAPLADRAGRLGIRLALGFRRESSPGLTELRSRRNGARPDGLARRISALDKQIDELAAIEEHIAELAPRFALNDIPPPRVRRRRGAVIRLQEAADLGEVAWAERYVEKVASVVAADLTAAKSARDRLDAAHERRTELRFRLDGYGERARAAGRVEDPLLDSLYANAWQLLYEGACDPEAAAAAVEEFGAAVRKGNR; from the coding sequence GTGGGGTACCAGGCCGAGCGTCGACGCTGGCGGGTTCGCCTGCGCGACCGCACGGGCGGGATCCGCGGGGCAGGCACCATGCTCGACGAGGACCATGTGCTCACCTGCGCGCACGTCGTCGAGCGGGCGGGCGGGCCGGACGCGGACGTCCTGGTCGATTTCGTCGGGCTGCCCGGCACTCCGGTCGGCGTCGGCCGCGTGGTTCCGGGGGCTTGGGTGCCGCCGGGGCGGGACGAGCGCGGCGACATCGCGGTGCTGCGGTTGGCCGAACGGGTGCCGGGAGCATGGGGCGCGCCGTTGTACCGGATGCCGTTGTCGGACGGCCAAGCCGTGCGCGCCTACGGGTTTCCGGCGGGCGCGGACGAAGGGCTGTGGACGTTCGGCGAACTCGCCGGCGAAGGCGGGCCCGGCTGCGAATGGGTGCAGCTCGCCCGCAAGAACGACGACCAGCCGATCACCGGCGGGTTCAGCGGCACCGCCGTGCTCGACGAGGAGACCGGCCGCGTGGTCGGCATGGTGGTGTCGCGGTACAAGGCCGAGGGCGAGCGGGTCGCGTGGATGATCCCGGTCGAGACCATTCTCGGCTACCTCGGCGCGGACCGGTGGGGGCAGGGGAGTCCGGCCGTCGACCAGACCTTCGGCCGCGAACTCGACCGGGTGCCTTACGATCCGCAGTTCGCGCGCGAGGTCGTGGGCTGGTTCGGCGAGGGGCACGGCGTGTGGATCGTCGTGACCGGCGAGGTCGGGTCCGCGAAAGCCGCTGCGCTGGACCTCGCGGTGGTGCTCGCCGACCGCGAGCGTTCCGCTGCGGCGAACGAACTGCGCGACACCCTGGCCAAAGAAACCTTGCCGCCAGCGGGAAGTGTCGATCTCGCGGTGGACGCGGCGGGCAAAACCTCCGATCAGGTACGGCAGCGGCTCGCAGAACGCCTGGACCTCACGTTGGACAACGGCTCGACGCATTCCGGCATCGGCCGCACCGTGGTGGTGAACGCGATCGACGACGCAGCCGAGCCGGAGCAGCTGATCGGCGAGGTGATCGCGCCGCTCGCGGACCGCGCCGGGCGACTGGGGATCCGGCTCGCGCTCGGGTTCCGCCGGGAGTCGTCGCCGGGGCTGACGGAGCTGCGGTCGCGCCGGAACGGGGCGCGGCCGGACGGACTGGCTCGGCGGATTTCCGCGCTGGACAAGCAGATCGACGAGCTCGCCGCGATCGAGGAGCACATCGCCGAACTGGCTCCGCGCTTCGCGCTGAACGACATTCCGCCGCCGCGAGTGCGTCGGCGCCGGGGCGCGGTGATCCGGTTGCAGGAAGCCGCGGATCTCGGGGAGGTCGCGTGGGCGGAGCGATACGTCGAGAAAGTCGCCAGCGTGGTGGCTGCCGATCTGACTGCGGCGAAAAGCGCCCGTGATCGGCTCGACGCCGCGCATGAGCGCCGCACCGAGTTGCGGTTTCGGCTCGACGGCTACGGAGAGCGTGCCCGCGCAGCAGGCCGGGTCGAGGATCCGCTGCTGGATTCGTTGTATGCCAACGCTTGGCAGTTGCTGTACGAGGGCGCGTGCGATCCGGAGGCGGCTGCGGCGGCGGTCGAGGAGTTCGGTGCCGCGGTGCGCAAGGGGAATCGATGA